One genomic window of Psychrobacter cibarius includes the following:
- a CDS encoding ComEA family DNA-binding protein → MLNSVQAAPCFDNPQRAYEYLLAQESAKIQVRDQATININRASEGELVSLNGIGSSKAQAIILYREMFGDFKTVDELAKVKGIGAKTVEKNRGRLRVQD, encoded by the coding sequence ATGTTGAACAGTGTTCAAGCTGCGCCTTGTTTTGATAATCCTCAAAGGGCTTATGAATATCTATTGGCGCAAGAAAGTGCCAAAATACAGGTACGTGACCAAGCCACCATTAATATCAATCGTGCTAGTGAAGGCGAGCTAGTTTCGCTAAATGGTATCGGTAGCAGCAAAGCCCAAGCGATTATTTTATATCGTGAGATGTTTGGTGATTTTAAGACAGTGGATGAGTTAGCAAAGGTCAAAGGTATCGGTGCAAAAACGGTTGAGAAAAATCGAGGACGTTTACGCGTACAAGATTAA
- the pcnB gene encoding polynucleotide adenylyltransferase PcnB, translated as MAERAAKQLELNKSELPNSITEVIATLNRAGFDAYIVGGGVRDTLLGLRPKDFDAVTDAKPHEIKDVFGKRCRIIGRRFQLAHVYSGRELIEVATFRGPPTNDANTNQDGMILRDNVWGDIKQDFSRRDFSINALYYQPLKGVVHDFCGALDDIDNKIIRLLGHAPVRIEEDPVRLLRALRFKAKLGFEFDDELADQFHDGNWALLEQISPHRLYDETQKMFTGGYLVPLLPLLFESGAIDSLIIYPPSEPSALVNQVAINTDKRIAAGKSINPAFFYAALLWENYLHQLAKAKKRNMPFAEAQMHAAGKVIDRQRIKTAIPKFAEQFIRDIWILQPRLAAPRSKQIVQLSEHPRFRAGFDFLLLREQCGDAEHPLSESTNGMGDWWQTYQTLSEREQQQAIDDFDENIRRGAYKKGQQAQRGRGRNHQNSESNSLDHSISHQKNIKHSKANDTAEQGRNEQNMVNDPSNIPARRRRAASQSTSVKQSGSNNNKHYESQQVSQDSHELAQLRQLSLANSSNQAANKRHHSKPAPLFVIEHEKVVPPLQKQLSNADKPNNRQEAAQKKPVHKSVSAEKELKNQDVSSDANSYSKADSKPDRSNQAQQPKATQSKVTPSSVARSVARSPALVSMNNEPIPHKRRRRQPSVESINLASNTEMQVTTNNDVKAAAKYAKKAPKPAAQPTDKTDIPAKKTAERKKMAKVTTPASAKKPAKTTEAKSAKTSQAANGNVGTSSVNDNKGPVPSKRRRRQPSTDNV; from the coding sequence ATGGCCGAGCGTGCCGCCAAGCAGTTAGAACTGAATAAATCTGAATTACCCAATTCCATTACTGAAGTGATTGCCACCTTAAACCGAGCTGGGTTTGATGCCTATATCGTCGGTGGCGGCGTGCGTGATACCTTATTGGGTTTACGTCCAAAAGACTTTGACGCTGTCACTGATGCCAAGCCGCATGAGATCAAAGACGTCTTTGGCAAGCGCTGCCGCATTATCGGTCGCCGCTTTCAGTTGGCGCACGTGTATTCAGGCCGTGAGTTGATTGAGGTTGCTACCTTCCGTGGTCCACCAACCAATGATGCTAATACCAATCAAGACGGTATGATCCTGCGTGATAATGTTTGGGGTGATATCAAACAAGACTTCTCTCGTCGTGATTTTTCTATTAATGCACTTTATTATCAACCGCTTAAAGGTGTGGTTCATGATTTTTGCGGTGCGCTTGACGACATTGATAATAAAATCATTCGACTGCTCGGCCATGCGCCAGTGCGTATCGAAGAAGATCCAGTACGTTTGTTGCGTGCTTTACGTTTCAAAGCCAAACTCGGTTTTGAGTTTGATGACGAGTTAGCCGATCAGTTTCATGATGGCAACTGGGCATTGCTTGAGCAAATATCACCGCATCGTCTCTATGATGAAACCCAGAAGATGTTTACCGGTGGTTATCTGGTGCCATTACTGCCGCTATTGTTTGAGTCGGGGGCGATTGATAGCTTAATCATCTACCCACCATCTGAGCCAAGTGCACTGGTCAATCAAGTCGCTATTAATACCGACAAACGTATTGCTGCTGGCAAAAGCATCAATCCGGCGTTCTTTTATGCTGCGCTATTGTGGGAAAACTATCTGCATCAGTTGGCAAAAGCCAAGAAGCGCAATATGCCATTTGCTGAAGCGCAAATGCACGCCGCTGGTAAAGTGATTGATCGTCAACGTATCAAGACCGCGATTCCTAAATTTGCAGAGCAGTTTATCCGTGATATCTGGATATTGCAGCCAAGACTTGCAGCCCCGCGTAGCAAACAAATCGTTCAGCTCTCTGAGCATCCACGCTTTCGCGCAGGTTTTGACTTTTTGTTATTGCGTGAGCAATGCGGTGATGCTGAGCATCCGTTATCAGAGTCGACCAATGGTATGGGCGATTGGTGGCAGACCTATCAGACATTGTCTGAACGAGAGCAGCAGCAAGCCATTGATGATTTTGATGAAAATATTCGTCGCGGTGCCTATAAAAAAGGGCAACAAGCGCAGCGTGGTCGTGGGCGTAATCATCAAAATTCAGAGTCAAATAGCCTCGATCACTCAATATCTCATCAAAAAAATATCAAGCACAGCAAAGCCAATGATACTGCTGAGCAGGGTAGGAATGAGCAGAATATGGTAAATGACCCGTCAAATATTCCAGCACGCCGTCGCCGCGCTGCCAGTCAATCAACCTCTGTTAAGCAATCTGGTAGCAATAACAACAAGCACTATGAATCGCAGCAAGTAAGTCAAGACAGCCATGAGCTTGCTCAGTTACGACAGCTATCTCTTGCCAATAGCAGCAACCAAGCGGCAAATAAACGCCATCATTCCAAGCCTGCACCACTCTTTGTAATCGAGCATGAAAAAGTTGTGCCACCATTGCAGAAGCAGCTATCAAATGCCGATAAGCCTAATAATCGTCAAGAGGCGGCGCAGAAAAAACCTGTCCATAAGAGTGTATCGGCTGAGAAAGAACTAAAAAATCAGGATGTCAGTTCTGATGCTAACTCTTATAGTAAGGCTGACAGTAAGCCTGATCGCTCAAATCAAGCTCAGCAGCCAAAAGCAACACAGTCAAAGGTTACGCCTTCATCTGTGGCTCGTTCGGTAGCAAGATCGCCTGCGCTCGTCAGTATGAATAACGAGCCGATACCCCATAAGCGTCGCCGTCGTCAGCCGAGTGTAGAGAGTATAAATCTTGCTAGTAACACAGAGATGCAAGTAACGACTAACAACGATGTTAAAGCTGCAGCAAAGTATGCAAAAAAAGCACCTAAGCCAGCAGCCCAGCCTACTGATAAAACAGATATTCCGGCTAAAAAAACGGCTGAGCGCAAAAAAATGGCGAAGGTTACGACACCTGCAAGCGCTAAAAAACCAGCCAAAACGACAGAAGCAAAGTCTGCTAAAACCAGCCAAGCTGCTAACGGTAATGTTGGTACGAGTAGTGTGAATGACAATAAAGGCCCTGTCCCATCGAAACGTCGCCGTCGCCAACCTAGTACTGACAATGTCTAA
- the folK gene encoding 2-amino-4-hydroxy-6-hydroxymethyldihydropteridine diphosphokinase, with protein MSNITNDAGNANWVTCYVGLGSNLSNDLGSPVEHLQQAIAAMQEHKQIRAVRVSSFYASAPMGPQDQPDFVNAVAGFETILPPFELLAYCQQLEKEAKRARIRRWGERSLDVDILLYGEAQITEPQLTVPHAGLFERNFVLLPLRELTPALTIAGKSIDDYPFSKDWTGLKLL; from the coding sequence ATGTCTAATATTACTAATGATGCGGGCAACGCGAATTGGGTAACCTGCTACGTAGGTTTGGGTAGCAATTTGTCTAACGACTTGGGTTCACCAGTAGAACATTTGCAGCAGGCAATCGCAGCGATGCAAGAGCATAAGCAAATACGTGCGGTTCGTGTTTCTTCGTTTTACGCTTCAGCGCCTATGGGGCCGCAAGATCAGCCTGATTTTGTTAATGCCGTCGCTGGGTTTGAGACGATATTGCCGCCTTTTGAGTTGCTTGCTTACTGTCAACAGTTAGAAAAAGAGGCTAAGCGTGCACGAATACGGCGTTGGGGTGAGCGTAGTTTGGATGTCGACATTTTGTTATACGGTGAGGCGCAAATCACTGAGCCACAATTAACCGTACCGCACGCTGGATTGTTTGAGCGTAATTTTGTCTTATTACCACTGCGAGAGTTAACCCCAGCGCTTACCATTGCTGGCAAATCGATAGATGATTATCCGTTTAGCAAAGATTGGACAGGCTTAAAACTACTGTAG
- the panB gene encoding 3-methyl-2-oxobutanoate hydroxymethyltransferase translates to MTTLSTLKKFKKDGTKFTCLTCYDSMFARMMEKAEIDTILIGDSLGMVVQGHDSTLPVTVNDMAYHTANIARSNQHALILADLPFMSYVTLPEAVANSRQLMQAGAHVIKIEGGSELCDLITTLAQAGTPTCVHLGLTPQSVNVFGGYKIQGRGDEAADKLLADAKAVVAAGAALLVLECVPAELAKVVTEAVAVPVIGIGAGADTDGQVLVMHDMLGMAHGRVPRFIHDFLTDKRNSAHSIEGAFALYQQSVREGSFPTEQHQFS, encoded by the coding sequence ATGACGACGTTATCTACTTTAAAAAAATTCAAAAAAGATGGTACCAAGTTCACTTGCTTAACGTGCTATGACTCGATGTTTGCACGCATGATGGAAAAAGCAGAGATTGATACGATTTTAATCGGTGATAGCTTGGGCATGGTGGTGCAGGGTCATGATTCTACGTTACCTGTGACTGTCAATGATATGGCTTATCATACAGCCAATATTGCCCGTAGCAATCAACACGCGCTGATTTTGGCTGACTTGCCGTTTATGAGCTATGTCACCTTACCAGAAGCGGTTGCCAATAGTCGCCAGCTGATGCAGGCGGGCGCGCATGTGATTAAGATTGAAGGCGGTAGTGAGCTTTGCGATTTAATCACGACTTTGGCGCAAGCAGGGACGCCTACTTGTGTGCATTTAGGATTAACACCGCAATCAGTCAATGTGTTTGGTGGTTATAAAATCCAAGGTCGTGGTGACGAAGCGGCTGATAAATTGCTTGCTGATGCGAAAGCAGTCGTTGCGGCAGGTGCTGCGCTGCTAGTGTTAGAGTGCGTACCTGCTGAGCTTGCAAAAGTAGTGACGGAAGCCGTCGCAGTACCAGTTATTGGGATTGGTGCTGGTGCAGATACGGATGGTCAAGTGTTGGTCATGCATGACATGCTAGGTATGGCACACGGCCGTGTCCCGCGCTTTATTCATGACTTTTTGACCGATAAGCGTAATAGCGCGCACAGTATCGAAGGCGCATTTGCCCTTTACCAGCAGTCAGTACGTGAAGGCAGTTTTCCAACCGAGCAGCACCAGTTTAGCTAA
- the panC gene encoding pantoate--beta-alanine ligase: MPIIHHHISALRTALQSYRGQKNDNQDGPQRIALVPTMGNLHAGHLELVKIAKQHADIVVVSIFVNPTQFGEGEDFDSYPRTLDEDVAKLASVDTDYVFAPSIEEMYPVLPPPTSVLAGAITTQLCGQSRPGHFDGVGIVVSKLFNIVQPDIAVFGQKDYQQLAIIKQLVRDLSYPIEIIGAPIVRAVDGLALSSRNQYLSATEREAAPVIHQALQYLAKQLERGEQSQQVVQSLLAETHQRITDAGFIIDYLDIKTDTLESLTNDTVTFNAENKNLMILVAAWLGRARLLDNQLVTVDQSL, translated from the coding sequence ATGCCAATCATTCATCATCATATCTCCGCATTGCGTACGGCTTTACAGTCTTATCGTGGACAAAAAAATGACAATCAAGATGGCCCACAGCGTATCGCTTTAGTGCCAACGATGGGCAATCTGCATGCTGGTCATCTTGAATTAGTAAAAATAGCCAAGCAACATGCTGATATCGTGGTGGTTAGTATTTTTGTCAACCCTACTCAATTTGGCGAGGGAGAGGATTTTGATAGTTATCCTCGCACGCTTGATGAGGATGTCGCTAAGCTAGCATCAGTCGATACTGATTATGTGTTTGCGCCCAGTATTGAAGAGATGTACCCAGTCTTACCGCCGCCAACCTCCGTTCTCGCGGGAGCTATTACCACTCAATTATGTGGTCAATCACGCCCTGGGCATTTTGACGGTGTTGGTATTGTCGTCTCTAAACTGTTCAATATCGTACAACCGGATATTGCTGTTTTTGGCCAAAAAGACTATCAACAATTAGCGATTATTAAGCAATTGGTACGTGATTTAAGTTATCCGATTGAAATTATAGGGGCACCTATTGTCCGCGCTGTAGATGGTTTGGCACTCTCATCGCGTAACCAATATTTAAGTGCTACTGAGCGTGAGGCAGCACCTGTTATCCATCAAGCGCTACAATATTTAGCAAAGCAGTTAGAGAGAGGCGAACAGAGCCAACAAGTTGTTCAGTCGTTGCTAGCAGAAACGCATCAGCGTATTACGGATGCTGGCTTCATTATTGATTATTTAGACATTAAAACCGATACGCTAGAGTCACTCACTAATGATACTGTAACTTTTAATGCAGAAAACAAGAATTTGATGATTTTAGTCGCTGCTTGGCTGGGACGTGCACGTTTGTTAGACAATCAATTGGTGACGGTGGATCAATCGTTGTGA
- the rapZ gene encoding RNase adapter RapZ: protein MDVSQGENNSQSEQAACKIATDKLSILVVSGRSGSGKTSVLNILEDLGYYSIDNLPLSLLPDAAHKLVNESGIRRIALGVDIRTPRADLSNFAEMHASLKKTYGAHAVKVVYVTAQESTLIARFNATRRVHPLMSQDIDSDNAKHIAFNLPAAIKKEVELLEPIAGHADIRIDTSNLNIHQLKDSLREHVGVDNQIVINLLSFGFKYGSPIDADFVFDVRILPNPHWNPKLRTSTGLDTEVAAFFADYPEVAEMTDDIDKFLTRWLPEFLHNNRHTVTVAIGCTGGKHRSVFITDNLQRRLADVMPQSIKVLAKHREKNRW from the coding sequence ATGGATGTGAGTCAGGGTGAAAATAACAGTCAATCTGAGCAGGCAGCGTGTAAAATAGCAACCGACAAGCTCAGTATCCTAGTGGTATCAGGGCGTTCAGGCTCAGGTAAAACCTCAGTATTAAATATCTTAGAAGATTTAGGATATTATTCTATTGATAACTTACCGTTATCCTTATTGCCGGATGCTGCGCATAAATTGGTCAATGAAAGTGGGATTCGTCGTATTGCGCTTGGTGTTGATATTCGAACACCGCGAGCGGATCTATCCAACTTTGCAGAGATGCATGCATCTTTAAAGAAAACATACGGGGCGCATGCGGTAAAAGTGGTGTATGTGACCGCGCAAGAAAGCACTTTGATAGCACGTTTTAATGCGACACGCCGCGTACATCCGCTGATGTCACAGGATATTGATAGTGACAATGCCAAGCACATTGCTTTTAATCTACCTGCCGCGATTAAAAAAGAAGTGGAGCTGTTAGAGCCTATCGCAGGTCATGCCGATATCAGAATTGATACCAGCAATTTGAATATTCATCAATTGAAAGACAGCTTGCGTGAACATGTCGGCGTGGACAATCAGATTGTGATTAATCTGCTGTCTTTTGGCTTCAAATATGGCAGTCCTATTGATGCAGATTTTGTCTTTGATGTGAGAATTTTGCCGAATCCGCATTGGAACCCTAAATTGCGTACTTCGACAGGTCTAGACACGGAAGTTGCCGCATTCTTTGCCGACTATCCAGAAGTGGCTGAGATGACTGATGATATAGATAAGTTTTTAACCCGTTGGTTACCCGAATTTTTACACAATAACCGCCATACAGTGACAGTGGCTATTGGCTGTACTGGTGGTAAGCATCGTTCAGTATTCATCACCGATAATTTACAACGTCGTCTTGCCGATGTTATGCCGCAAAGTATAAAAGTACTGGCGAAACATCGTGAAAAAAATCGTTGGTAG
- the yjgA gene encoding ribosome biogenesis factor YjgA — protein sequence MIDWKEQDMRVSRTELKKAHERLQKLSIPLASLSKKQLKNLPASDYFMAELMALADITSANARIRQTKRVGKLISEENRHELVKALFDAFFPKEQVSKIESWFERLNINDEGTLKQFVKQYQASEQNSMYQLLLWIEYAKHTQDDELMAESKADLASYIREVTILSQLKKEK from the coding sequence ATGATTGACTGGAAAGAACAGGATATGCGCGTTTCGCGCACTGAACTCAAAAAGGCCCATGAGCGCTTGCAGAAGTTGTCGATACCACTTGCCAGCTTATCGAAAAAGCAGCTCAAAAATCTGCCAGCCAGTGACTATTTTATGGCAGAACTCATGGCATTGGCCGATATCACCAGCGCTAATGCTCGTATTCGCCAAACCAAGCGCGTTGGTAAGCTGATTAGTGAAGAAAACCGCCACGAATTGGTAAAAGCATTATTTGATGCGTTTTTCCCTAAAGAACAGGTCTCAAAAATAGAAAGTTGGTTTGAGCGTTTAAATATTAATGATGAAGGGACGCTTAAGCAGTTCGTTAAACAATACCAAGCATCTGAACAAAATAGTATGTATCAATTACTATTATGGATTGAATACGCCAAACATACCCAAGATGATGAGCTGATGGCAGAGTCTAAAGCAGACTTAGCCAGTTATATTCGTGAAGTCACTATTTTGTCGCAATTGAAAAAAGAAAAATAA
- a CDS encoding thiol:disulfide interchange protein DsbA/DsbL → MKRVITLTGLAMAIGLATMGAQAADYVAGKDYRVLDNPEKISGDAIIVREFFWYGCPHCNVLNPHMEKWAKNKDKDVAFFKTPAALNPVWEANARGFYAAQLLGFEDKTHDALFDAIHKDGKKIFDQSSLSKWYASKGVNEKKFNSLYNSFAVGTKIGRSQAGAKRYQLSGVPAVVVQGKYVVTGESATVPKVVDYLVDKVRAEKK, encoded by the coding sequence ATGAAACGTGTCATCACACTGACTGGTCTGGCCATGGCCATTGGACTTGCCACTATGGGCGCACAAGCTGCCGACTATGTCGCCGGAAAAGACTACCGCGTGCTAGACAATCCAGAAAAAATCAGCGGTGATGCTATCATTGTTCGTGAGTTTTTTTGGTATGGTTGCCCACATTGTAACGTTCTTAACCCGCATATGGAAAAATGGGCTAAAAACAAAGACAAAGACGTTGCCTTTTTCAAAACGCCAGCAGCGCTTAACCCTGTCTGGGAAGCCAACGCTCGTGGTTTCTATGCCGCTCAGCTGCTAGGGTTTGAAGACAAGACTCATGATGCGCTATTTGATGCCATTCATAAAGATGGTAAGAAAATCTTTGACCAATCATCATTAAGCAAATGGTATGCATCTAAAGGCGTTAATGAGAAGAAATTCAATAGCCTTTATAATTCATTCGCCGTTGGTACGAAAATTGGTCGTTCACAAGCAGGCGCTAAGCGTTATCAGCTCTCTGGTGTGCCAGCAGTCGTCGTACAAGGCAAATACGTTGTAACTGGTGAAAGCGCTACTGTACCTAAAGTCGTTGATTATTTGGTTGACAAAGTTCGTGCTGAAAAGAAATAG
- the ubiG gene encoding bifunctional 2-polyprenyl-6-hydroxyphenol methylase/3-demethylubiquinol 3-O-methyltransferase UbiG yields the protein MSSALSSSPSLNEQANSGLDDTTATAINVDPSEVDKFNKLASEWWSKTGAFATLHEINPLRLNWIEENVKRSYQNDSADTDIHKTAETGLAGKKVLDVGCGGGILSESMARRGADVTGIDLGTENLKAAALHAEQSALHETLRYQHIPVEELAKTHAGQFDVVTCMEMLEHVPDPSSIVQACFELLAPGGVCVLSTINRNPKSYLFAIVGAEYVLRLLDRGTHDYAKFITPAELDKMAIDAGFTRRDIIGLHYNPLTKRYWLAQNVDVNYMMAVHKPLA from the coding sequence ATGAGCTCAGCTCTATCTTCCTCGCCTTCTTTGAATGAGCAAGCAAACAGCGGTCTTGATGATACAACGGCTACCGCCATTAATGTAGATCCTAGCGAAGTCGACAAGTTTAATAAGTTGGCAAGCGAATGGTGGAGTAAGACGGGTGCATTTGCGACTTTGCATGAAATAAATCCACTGCGTCTAAATTGGATAGAAGAAAACGTCAAGCGCAGTTATCAAAATGACAGTGCTGATACGGATATTCATAAAACGGCTGAAACCGGCTTGGCTGGAAAAAAAGTGCTCGATGTCGGCTGTGGCGGCGGTATATTGTCAGAGTCTATGGCACGTCGCGGTGCGGATGTGACAGGGATTGATTTGGGTACCGAAAATCTAAAAGCGGCAGCGCTGCATGCAGAGCAAAGCGCTTTACATGAGACGTTGCGTTATCAGCATATCCCAGTAGAAGAATTGGCCAAAACTCATGCAGGTCAGTTCGATGTGGTGACTTGCATGGAGATGCTCGAGCATGTGCCTGATCCCAGCTCGATTGTGCAGGCTTGTTTTGAGTTATTGGCACCAGGCGGTGTTTGCGTGCTATCGACGATCAATCGAAACCCTAAATCATATCTATTTGCCATCGTTGGGGCAGAGTATGTATTGCGCTTGCTCGATCGCGGCACTCATGACTATGCCAAATTCATTACGCCAGCTGAGCTAGACAAAATGGCAATTGATGCGGGATTCACACGTCGAGATATCATTGGCTTGCATTATAATCCGCTGACCAAGCGCTATTGGCTCGCTCAAAATGTCGATGTCAATTACATGATGGCAGTACACAAGCCACTGGCTTAA
- a CDS encoding HAD-IA family hydrolase, whose amino-acid sequence MSQFVKAVLFDLDGTLIDTAADFVRIIGKMSRQNDWQAPPETEIREQVSAGASAMVQLMLRHNDQIEVSEKALQEFRQQFLDDYEAEICVDSCVFAELEDVLTALEEKGVPWGIVTNKPRYLAEKLLDKMQLDGRCSALVCPDDVSRSKPDPEPMYAALEKLGIPRGAAESVIYVGDHIRDIEAGNAAGMPTILAAYGYIPPEDQKNLKKWGADYITDTPEQLNKLLLSSGKFDYL is encoded by the coding sequence ATGAGCCAATTTGTAAAAGCGGTTTTATTTGATCTCGATGGGACATTAATCGATACGGCTGCTGATTTTGTCCGTATTATCGGTAAAATGAGCCGCCAAAATGATTGGCAAGCACCCCCTGAAACAGAAATTCGCGAGCAAGTTTCTGCTGGTGCCTCAGCGATGGTACAGTTGATGCTACGTCATAACGATCAAATTGAGGTTAGCGAAAAAGCTTTACAGGAGTTTCGCCAACAGTTTTTAGATGATTATGAAGCTGAGATATGCGTCGATAGTTGTGTGTTCGCTGAATTAGAAGACGTGTTGACTGCTCTTGAAGAAAAAGGGGTGCCATGGGGTATTGTGACCAACAAGCCGCGTTATTTGGCAGAGAAGTTACTAGACAAGATGCAGTTAGACGGGCGCTGTTCTGCTTTGGTCTGTCCTGATGATGTGTCTCGCTCAAAACCTGACCCAGAGCCTATGTATGCGGCGTTAGAGAAGCTTGGTATCCCTCGCGGCGCCGCTGAAAGCGTTATTTATGTTGGCGATCATATCCGTGATATCGAAGCTGGTAATGCCGCTGGCATGCCGACGATTCTAGCTGCCTACGGTTATATCCCGCCTGAAGATCAAAAAAACCTAAAGAAATGGGGCGCAGATTATATTACTGATACGCCTGAGCAATTAAATAAACTGTTGCTCTCATCTGGTAAATTTGACTATTTATAA
- a CDS encoding YciK family oxidoreductase, with protein sequence MSDNINQLANQQDNQKTVQSLPQPLTHNDIRNFVPSDNCLDGKTILVTGAGDGIGRVAALTYARYGATVLLLGRTSSKLEYVYDEIESLGGKQPAMLPMNLEGATYAEMQQLEGLINKEVGQLDGILHNAGMLGQLTPLEMYDVDTFAQVMKVNFTSTFMLTQALLPLLKDAENGSIVFTSSTVGTHPRAFWGAYALSKQAVEGMSDIFTQETQNTTNLRFNCVNPGGTRTNMRAHAYPGENPMSLKTPEDIMAGYVCLMSDSSIGVRGQVVELQPKD encoded by the coding sequence ATGAGTGACAATATTAATCAGCTGGCTAATCAGCAAGACAACCAAAAAACTGTTCAAAGTCTACCTCAACCGTTAACTCATAACGATATTCGCAACTTTGTGCCATCTGATAATTGTTTAGATGGTAAGACTATTCTGGTCACGGGGGCAGGTGACGGTATCGGCCGCGTTGCCGCGCTGACTTATGCTCGCTATGGAGCGACAGTCCTGTTATTGGGACGTACCAGCAGCAAGCTTGAATATGTTTATGATGAGATTGAAAGTCTTGGTGGCAAACAGCCTGCCATGCTACCGATGAATCTAGAAGGAGCAACCTATGCTGAGATGCAGCAGTTAGAGGGGTTGATTAATAAAGAAGTCGGTCAGCTCGATGGTATCTTGCACAATGCGGGCATGCTTGGGCAGCTAACCCCACTTGAGATGTATGACGTCGATACTTTTGCACAAGTTATGAAGGTAAACTTTACCTCGACGTTTATGCTCACCCAAGCACTGCTACCACTACTTAAAGATGCTGAGAATGGCTCTATTGTTTTCACCTCTAGCACGGTCGGTACACATCCTCGCGCGTTCTGGGGTGCTTATGCGCTGTCCAAGCAAGCCGTAGAAGGCATGAGTGATATCTTTACCCAAGAGACGCAGAATACGACTAATTTACGTTTTAACTGTGTCAATCCTGGTGGCACTCGTACCAATATGCGCGCCCATGCTTATCCAGGAGAGAATCCTATGAGCTTAAAAACGCCTGAAGATATCATGGCAGGCTATGTCTGTTTGATGAGTGACTCCAGTATCGGGGTACGTGGTCAAGTGGTTGAGCTACAGCCAAAAGATTAG
- a CDS encoding DksA/TraR family C4-type zinc finger protein yields MAGGWSRDGAEHEQMDATVNDALERARRALPTGISAEMCDECGKPIPEARRLAVPGIQHCVSCQTELEQEARAAELFNRRGSKDSQLR; encoded by the coding sequence ATGGCAGGTGGTTGGTCAAGAGATGGTGCTGAGCATGAGCAAATGGATGCAACGGTAAATGATGCATTAGAGCGGGCACGACGTGCGTTGCCAACTGGCATCAGTGCCGAGATGTGTGATGAATGCGGCAAGCCTATTCCAGAAGCACGGCGCTTAGCAGTGCCTGGTATTCAGCATTGCGTCAGCTGTCAGACAGAACTTGAACAAGAGGCGAGAGCTGCTGAGCTGTTCAACCGGCGCGGTAGCAAAGACAGTCAATTACGTTAA